In a genomic window of Leishmania mexicana MHOM/GT/2001/U1103 complete genome, chromosome 30:
- a CDS encoding iron/zinc transporter protein-like protein, with the protein MEPAKLSVEASTRYLMELGYRVSAPLNTDGSSASDVAETEHSLCNGFTGSYSLGLHVGAVFLILFVSLLGTAIPILGKCIPSLVRYPYVFSVAKSAATGVLLSVSTIHLIFEGAEAFSEDCIPAVLKSYRPLYFLLALIAVLLMQALDMQLADIAERWMKAKLKLQAEVAKAERNDDDECCGLSPDVDVGVTSRPAQADGPFIDERKSTSSKSGVQTAVPLVALNDCDAPLVTLSPEHPEQRHHCDEPAAHGHQHLSVTPPRDMNSIRYVVSAVCMEFGVTLHSVFVGLDVGLKRDSELKPLLVALVFHQLFEGMAVGSRLVDAKFSTTLDIVLVLVFSLSAPAGMAAAAIAVSVSPSAMSGSGFATVVAVLDTLCGGILLYLAFTLLLGDFVADVKHYCGDGQRRRTLKKVILFVALWVGMGLMALVGNWL; encoded by the coding sequence ATGGAGCCGGCGAAACTGAGCGTGGAGGCGAGCACGAGGTACCTGATGGAGCTCGGGTATCGTGTGTCTGCGCCGCTCAACACCGACGGCTCGAGTGCTTCCGATGTGGCAGAGACAGAGCACTCGCTGTGCAATGGCTTCACCGGGTCCTACTCACTTGGCCTGCATGTCGGCGCGGTGTTCCTGATTCTCTTCGTGTCGCTCCTCGGCACTGCGATTCCGATCCTCGGCAAGTGCATCCCTTCCCTCGTGAGGTACCCGTATGTGTTCTCCGTGGCGAAGTCCGCTGCAACCGGCGTGCTGTTGTCTGTGTCGACGATTCACCTGATCTTCGAGGGTGCCGAGGCTTTCTCGGAGGACTGCATCCCCGCCGTGCTGAAGAGTTACAGGCCGCTGTACTTCTTGCTTGCCCTGATTgctgtgctgctgatgcagGCGCTGGACATGCAGCTGGCGGACATCGCTGAGCGCTGGATGAAGGCCAAGCTGAAGTTACAGGCAGAGGTGGCCAAGGCGGAACGcaatgacgacgacgagtgCTGCGGGCTCTCTCCTGACGTGGATGTTGGCGTCACCTCGCGCCCAGCACAGGCGGATGGGCCTTTCATCGATGAACGTAAGAGCACGAGCTCGAAGAGCGGTGTGCAGACGGCGGTGCCCCTCGTCGCATTGAATGATTGTgatgcgccgctggtgaCGCTGTCGCCGGAGCACCcggagcagcgccatcactGCGATGAGCCCGCTGCTCACGGGCACCAGCATCTGTCAGTGACGCCACCACGGGACATGAACTCCATCCGCTACGTGGTCTCCGCCGTGTGCATGGAGTTTGGTGTGACGCTGCACAGCGTGTTTGTGGGCCTGGATGTTGGGCTGAAGAGGGACAGTGAGCTGAAGCCGCTGCTTGTGGCGCTTGTGTTCCACCAGCTGTTCGAGGGCATGGCGGTTGGGTCGCGTCTCGTGGACGCCAAGTTTTCGACGACCCTGGATATTGTTCTTGTCCTTGTGTTCTCCCTCAGCGCGCCAGCTGGCATGGCCGCGGCCGCGATTGCCGTGTCCGTGTCGCCGTCTGCGATGTCCGGCAGCGGCTTCGCCACTGTTGTTGCTGTACTGGACACGCTGTGCGGCGGCATTCTGCTGTACCTCGCCttcacgctgctgcttggCGACTTTGTGGCGGATGTGAAGCACTACTGCGGCGATGGGCAGAGGCGCCGCACGCTGAAGAAGGTCATCCTGTTTGTAGCGCTGTGGGTGGGTATGGGGCTGATGGCGCTTGTGGGCAACTGGCTgtag
- a CDS encoding iron/zinc transporter protein-like protein: protein MEPAKLSVEASTRYLMELGYRVSAPLNTDGSSASDVAETEHSLCNGFTGSYSLGLHVGAVFLILFVSLLGTSIPILGKCIPSLVRYPYVFSVAKSAATGVLLSVSTIHLIFEGAEAFSEDCIPAVLKSYGPLYFLLALIAVLLMQALDMQLADIAERWMKAKLKLQADVAKAERNDDDECCGLSPDVDVGVTSRPAQADGPFIDERKSTSSKGGVETAVPLAALNDCDAPLVTLSPEHPEQRHHCDEPAAHGHQHLSVTPPRDMNSIRYVVSAVCMEFGVTLHSVFVGLDVGLKRDSELKPLLVALVFHQLFEGMAVGSRLVDAKFSTTLDIALVLVFSLSAPAGMAAAAIAVSVSPSAMSGSGFATVVAVLDTLCGGILLYLAFTLLLGDFVADVKHYCGDGQRRRTLKKVILFVALWVGMGLMALVGNWL from the coding sequence ATGGAGCCGGCGAAACTGAGCGTGGAGGCGAGCACGAGGTACCTGATGGAGCTCGGGTATCGTGTGTCTGCGCCGCTCAACACCGACGGCTCGAGTGCTTCCGATGTGGCAGAGACAGAGCACTCGCTGTGCAATGGCTTCACCGGGTCCTACTCACTTGGCCTGCATGTCGGCGCGGTGTTCCTGATTCTCTTCGTGTCGCTCCTCGGCACTTCGATTCCGATCCTCGGCAAGTGCATCCCTTCCCTCGTGAGGTACCCGTATGTGTTCTCCGTGGCGAAGTCCGCTGCAACCGGCGTGCTGTTGTCTGTGTCGACGATTCACCTGATCTTCGAGGGTGCCGAGGCTTTCTCGGAGGACTGCATCCCCGCCGTGCTGAAGAGTTACGGGCCGCTGTACTTCTTGCTTGCCCTGATTgctgtgctgctgatgcagGCGCTGGACATGCAGCTGGCGGACATTGCTGAGCGCTGGATGAAGGCCAAGCTGAAGTTACAGGCAGATGTGGCCAAGGCGGAACGcaatgacgacgacgagtgCTGCGGGCTCTCTCCTGACGTGGATGTTGGCGTCACCTCGCGCCCAGCACAGGCGGATGGGCCTTTCATCGATGAACGTAAGAGCACGAGCTCGAAGGGCGGTGTGGAGACGGCGGTACCCCTCGCCGCATTGAATGATTGTgatgcgccgctggtgaCGCTGTCGCCGGAGCACCcggagcagcgccatcactGCGATGAGCCCGCTGCTCACGGGCACCAGCATCTGTCAGTGACGCCACCACGGGACATGAACTCCATCCGCTACGTGGTCTCCGCCGTGTGCATGGAGTTTGGTGTGACGCTGCACAGCGTGTTTGTGGGCCTGGATGTTGGGCTGAAGAGGGACAGTGAGCTGAAGCCGCTGCTTGTGGCGCTTGTGTTCCACCAGCTGTTCGAGGGCATGGCGGTTGGGTCGCGTCTCGTGGACGCCAAGTTTTCGACGACCCTGGATATTGCTCTTGTCCTTGTGTTCTCCCTCAGCGCGCCAGCTGGCATGGCCGCGGCCGCGATTGCCGTGTCCGTGTCGCCGTCTGCGATGTCCGGCAGCGGCTTCGCCACTGTTGTTGCTGTACTGGACACGCTGTGCGGCGGCATTCTGCTGTACCTCGCCttcacgctgctgcttggCGACTTTGTGGCGGATGTGAAGCACTACTGCGGCGATGGGCAGAGGCGCCGCACGCTGAAGAAGGTCATCCTGTTTGTAGCGCTGTGGGTGGGTATGGGGCTGATGGCGCTTGTGGGCAACTGGCTgtag